From Pseudocalidococcus azoricus BACA0444, the proteins below share one genomic window:
- the thrS gene encoding threonine--tRNA ligase: MTNSASQSLLNLPKTSESETLKRIRHTTSHVLAMAVQKLFPKAQVTIGPWIETGFYYDFDNPEPFTEKDLKAIQKEMVKIIKQKLPVIREEVSREEAKSRIQALGEPYKLEILNDIKTEPITIYHLGDQWWDLCAGPHVETTGEINPQAIELEGVAGAYWRGDETKAQLQRIYGTAFETPEQLAEHKRRKAEALRRDHRKLGKELGLFLFTDIVGPGLPLWTPKGTVLRNTLEDFLKQEQLKRGYLPVVTPHIARVDLFKTSGHWQKYKEDMFPLMSDDDQAAAVEEGFVLKPMNCPFHIQIYKNELRSYRSLPMRLAEFGTVYRYEQSGELGGLTRVRGFTVDDSHLFVTPEQLDQEFLDVVDLILSVFKSLNLKTFRARLSFRDPDSDKYIGSEEAWSKAEGAIQRAVETLGLDHFIGIGEAAFYGPKLDFIFQDALGRDWQLGTVQVDYNLPERFGLEYVAEDGSRKRPVMIHRAPFGSLERLIGILIEEYVGDFPLWLAPLQIRLLPVGEDQHPFAQALLTQLLTLGIRAELDQSGERLGKQIRNAEKEKIPVMAVIGAKEVESNSLSLRTRAQGDLGVVPVPEVIQHFQVALQNYQAELGITPGHRSN; encoded by the coding sequence TTGACTAATTCTGCATCACAGTCTCTTCTTAACCTTCCCAAAACCAGTGAATCAGAAACCCTGAAGCGGATTCGGCATACGACTTCCCATGTTTTGGCGATGGCAGTGCAAAAGCTATTTCCCAAAGCCCAGGTCACCATCGGCCCCTGGATTGAAACGGGATTTTACTACGACTTTGATAACCCGGAACCCTTTACGGAGAAAGACTTAAAGGCGATCCAAAAAGAGATGGTAAAAATCATTAAGCAGAAGTTACCTGTAATTCGCGAGGAAGTGAGTCGGGAGGAAGCCAAAAGCCGCATTCAAGCCCTAGGTGAACCCTATAAGCTAGAAATCCTCAACGATATTAAAACTGAACCGATCACGATCTATCACCTCGGCGATCAGTGGTGGGATTTGTGCGCTGGCCCCCATGTCGAAACTACGGGTGAAATTAACCCCCAGGCCATTGAGCTAGAAGGTGTCGCTGGAGCCTATTGGCGGGGCGATGAAACCAAAGCCCAACTTCAACGCATCTACGGCACGGCTTTTGAAACTCCGGAGCAATTGGCCGAACACAAACGCCGCAAGGCCGAAGCCCTCCGCCGCGATCACCGCAAATTGGGGAAAGAATTGGGCTTGTTTTTGTTTACAGATATTGTCGGCCCAGGCCTGCCGCTGTGGACTCCCAAAGGTACTGTTTTACGCAACACCCTGGAAGATTTTCTCAAGCAGGAACAACTCAAACGCGGTTATTTGCCCGTGGTTACGCCCCACATTGCTCGGGTGGATTTATTCAAAACATCGGGGCACTGGCAGAAATACAAAGAAGATATGTTCCCGTTGATGTCTGATGATGACCAGGCCGCGGCGGTGGAAGAGGGATTTGTCCTCAAGCCAATGAACTGCCCCTTTCACATTCAGATTTATAAAAACGAGTTGCGCTCCTATCGCAGTTTACCGATGCGGTTGGCGGAATTTGGCACGGTCTATCGCTATGAACAGTCTGGGGAATTGGGCGGTTTAACCCGAGTGCGCGGCTTTACGGTGGATGATTCCCACTTGTTTGTCACGCCGGAGCAGTTGGATCAAGAGTTTCTTGATGTCGTGGATTTGATCCTCTCGGTGTTTAAGAGCCTCAATCTCAAGACCTTCCGGGCCCGCCTCAGTTTCCGGGATCCCGATTCTGATAAATACATTGGTTCCGAAGAGGCCTGGTCAAAAGCTGAAGGGGCGATTCAACGGGCGGTGGAAACCCTGGGCCTGGATCATTTTATTGGCATTGGCGAGGCGGCATTTTATGGCCCCAAACTGGACTTTATTTTCCAAGATGCGTTGGGACGGGATTGGCAATTAGGGACGGTGCAGGTGGACTATAACTTACCCGAACGCTTTGGCCTGGAATATGTCGCCGAGGATGGTAGTCGCAAACGTCCGGTGATGATCCATCGCGCCCCCTTTGGGTCCTTGGAGCGGTTGATTGGGATTTTGATTGAAGAATATGTCGGGGATTTCCCGCTGTGGTTGGCTCCGTTACAAATTCGCCTCTTACCCGTGGGAGAAGATCAACATCCCTTTGCCCAGGCCCTGCTGACTCAACTGTTAACTCTGGGGATTCGAGCCGAACTGGATCAAAGTGGCGAACGCTTAGGCAAACAAATCCGCAACGCTGAAAAAGAAAAAATTCCCGTCATGGCCGTGATTGGAGCCAAAGAAGTGGAGAGCAATAGCCTCAGTTTACGGACGCGGGCCCAAGGGGATTTAGGGGTAGTTCCTGTCCCAGAGGTAATCCAGCATTTCCAAGTTGCGCTTCAGAACTACCAGGCCGAGTTAGGGATTACCCCAGGCCATAGAAGCAATTAA